A genomic stretch from Falco naumanni isolate bFalNau1 chromosome 8, bFalNau1.pat, whole genome shotgun sequence includes:
- the MRAS gene encoding ras-related protein M-Ras isoform X1 — protein MATSAVPSENLPTYKLVVVGDGGVGKSALTIQFFQKIFVPDYDPTIEDSYLKHTEIDGQWAILDVLDTAGQEEFSAMREQYMRTGDGFLIVYSVTDKASFEHVDRFHQLILRVKDRESFPMILVANKVDLMHLRKITREQGREMATKHNIPYIETSAKDPPLNVDKAFHDLVRVIRQQIPEKSQKKKKKTKWRGDRATGSHKLQCVIL, from the exons ATGGCTACAAGTGCCGTTCCCAGCGAAAACCTCCCCACGTACAAGCTGGTGGTGGTTGGAGACGGTGGCGTGGGGAAGAGCGCTCTCACCATTCAGTTTTTCCAGAAGATTTTTGTGCCAGACTATGACCCAACTATTGAAGACTCCTATCTGAAGCACACAGAAATAGATGGGCAATGGGCAATTCTTGATG TGCTGGATACTGCGGGCCAAGAGGAGTTCAGCGCAATGCGGGAGCAGTACATGAGGACCGGAGATGGTTTTCTTATAGTCTACTCGGTGACAGACAAGGCTAGCTTCGAGCACGTGGACCGGTTCCACCAGCTGATCCTCAGAGTCAAGGACAG AGAGTCCTTTCCAATGATTTTGGTGGCAAACAAAGTTGATCTAATGCATTTACGGAAAATTACAAGAGaacagggaagagaaatggCAACAAAACATAAT ATTCCCTACATAGAGACTAGTGCCAAGGACCCACCATTGAATGTTGACAAGGCTTTCCATGATCTCGTGAGGGTAATAAG GCAGCAGATCCCAGAGAAAAgccagaagaagaagaagaagaccAAATGGCGAGGGGACAGAGCCACAGGCTCCCACAAACTCCAGTGCGTGATTTTGTGA
- the MRAS gene encoding ras-related protein M-Ras isoform X2, with protein sequence MATSAVPSENLPTYKLVVVGDGGVGKSALTIQFFQKIFVPDYDPTIEDSYLKHTEIDGQWAILDVLDTAGQEEFSAMREQYMRTGDGFLIVYSVTDKASFEHVDRFHQLILRVKDRESFPMILVANKVDLMHLRKITREQGREMATKHNIPYIETSAKDPPLNVDKAFHDLVRVIR encoded by the exons ATGGCTACAAGTGCCGTTCCCAGCGAAAACCTCCCCACGTACAAGCTGGTGGTGGTTGGAGACGGTGGCGTGGGGAAGAGCGCTCTCACCATTCAGTTTTTCCAGAAGATTTTTGTGCCAGACTATGACCCAACTATTGAAGACTCCTATCTGAAGCACACAGAAATAGATGGGCAATGGGCAATTCTTGATG TGCTGGATACTGCGGGCCAAGAGGAGTTCAGCGCAATGCGGGAGCAGTACATGAGGACCGGAGATGGTTTTCTTATAGTCTACTCGGTGACAGACAAGGCTAGCTTCGAGCACGTGGACCGGTTCCACCAGCTGATCCTCAGAGTCAAGGACAG AGAGTCCTTTCCAATGATTTTGGTGGCAAACAAAGTTGATCTAATGCATTTACGGAAAATTACAAGAGaacagggaagagaaatggCAACAAAACATAAT ATTCCCTACATAGAGACTAGTGCCAAGGACCCACCATTGAATGTTGACAAGGCTTTCCATGATCTCGTGAGGGTAATAAGGTAA